The following proteins are encoded in a genomic region of Methylococcales bacterium:
- a CDS encoding retron system putative HNH endonuclease produces the protein MRFIGKSKRCDEFDTYIKDNVQLLSSTGKWNLPTDIKTKLHNDILKQQQGLCIYCQQELPEKENAQYLPESIIEHLRPRTKYPELTHIFCNLSVACKKHKQKKDKKELIDFCEDRKDEEYDEDKFLNPHELVDIETYFEYDTEGNIFAHQ, from the coding sequence ATGCGATTTATAGGTAAATCAAAACGTTGTGATGAATTTGATACATATATAAAGGATAATGTTCAGCTTTTATCTTCAACAGGAAAATGGAACTTGCCAACCGATATAAAAACAAAGCTACATAACGATATTTTAAAGCAACAACAAGGGCTTTGTATTTATTGTCAGCAAGAGCTTCCTGAAAAAGAAAATGCTCAATATTTACCTGAATCCATCATAGAACACCTTCGACCTAGAACAAAATACCCTGAACTAACTCATATTTTTTGTAACTTATCAGTTGCTTGTAAAAAACATAAACAAAAAAAAGATAAAAAAGAACTTATTGATTTTTGTGAAGATAGAAAGGATGAGGAATATGATGAAGATAAATTTTTAAACCCTCATGAGTTAGTTGATATTGAAACGTATTTTGAATATGACACCGAGGGTAATATTTTTGCACATCAGTAA
- a CDS encoding AAA family ATPase: MKIRKIRIKNYKMFDDLELDFTDSNDGALDTIVLAGINGSGKTSILQLLAKIFSEAIPVQGEIFIEFESTEIIINNLIELMSIFMSEGTQMNFGGKPLSFKKINSKLLKAIENERAIKVFTLNYKVDANNNPIVHDFILFTCFSSPLSKYFNILYFVCSSFDLNLIAVEKNSLIRLVDIFSHKKEIERYLVDSIINSVLKNREMSVKEAVDSRIKEINYLLKDVKLNTKLINITAEKAIFESFNHKEISMDDLSSGEKQLYYRAVLLSQLNINNSLVLIDEPETSLHPGWQKEIIKLYQNAGENNQLIIATHSPHIISTIDPKNLFVLNCDSTDNKVTITNMEKEQKYTKGVEPNRILQEIMGMELRDDETQERIDDYVTLLRQQPENRNTPENEEKLRQLTADLGPQDPSIMRIQHQLFLLNRKR, encoded by the coding sequence ATGAAGATTAGAAAAATTAGAATCAAAAACTATAAAATGTTTGATGATTTAGAATTAGATTTTACGGATTCTAATGATGGAGCATTGGATACTATTGTCTTAGCAGGGATTAATGGCAGTGGAAAAACGTCTATACTTCAATTATTAGCAAAAATATTTTCAGAAGCAATACCTGTTCAAGGTGAAATATTCATTGAATTTGAAAGCACAGAAATAATTATTAATAATCTCATCGAATTGATGTCTATTTTTATGTCGGAAGGGACACAAATGAATTTTGGTGGAAAACCTCTTTCTTTTAAAAAAATTAATTCTAAATTATTAAAAGCCATTGAAAATGAAAGGGCTATAAAAGTATTCACGTTGAACTATAAAGTAGATGCTAATAATAATCCTATCGTACATGATTTTATTCTATTTACTTGTTTTTCATCTCCTTTATCAAAATATTTTAATATCTTATATTTTGTTTGTAGTTCTTTTGATTTAAACCTTATAGCAGTTGAAAAAAATAGCCTTATTAGGTTAGTTGATATTTTTTCACATAAAAAAGAAATTGAAAGATATCTTGTTGATTCAATTATAAATAGTGTCTTGAAAAATAGAGAGATGAGTGTTAAAGAGGCGGTTGACTCTCGTATTAAAGAAATAAATTACCTTTTAAAAGATGTAAAACTAAACACAAAATTAATTAATATTACCGCTGAAAAAGCAATTTTTGAAAGTTTTAATCATAAAGAAATATCAATGGATGATTTATCCAGTGGTGAAAAACAACTTTATTATCGAGCAGTTCTTTTAAGTCAGCTTAATATAAACAATAGTCTGGTGTTAATTGATGAACCTGAAACATCCCTACACCCTGGATGGCAAAAAGAAATTATTAAACTTTATCAAAATGCAGGAGAAAATAATCAACTTATTATAGCCACCCATTCACCTCATATTATTTCAACAATAGACCCTAAAAACCTTTTTGTACTTAATTGTGATAGTACCGATAATAAAGTAACCATCACTAACATGGAAAAGGAACAAAAATACACCAAAGGCGTTGAACCTAATAGAATTTTGCAAGAAATTATGGGGATGGAATTAAGAGATGATGAGACACAAGAGCGAATTGATGACTATGTCACCCTACTTCGTCAACAGCCCGAAAATAGAAATACCCCTGAAAATGAAGAAAAACTGCGTCAATTAACGGCTGATTTAGGCCCTCAAGACCCCTCAATTATGCGGATTCAGCATCAACTATTTTTATTAAATAGAAAAAGATAA
- the trmD gene encoding tRNA (guanosine(37)-N1)-methyltransferase TrmD, producing MQFDVITLFPEMVSETARYGVTGRALEKALVSLSVWNPREYTHDKHRTVDDRPYGGGPGMVMKYQPLADAVNDAKRSMNAKNCKVICLSPQGKPINHALLSTTSTDVDQLILVAGRYEGIDERFIETICDEEWSLGDYIISGGELGALTIIDGITRLIPKVLGDENSAKQDSYSDGILDCPHYTRPEKLEQGEAVPAVLLSGDHAKIERWRMKQALGRTWCRRSDLLEHKKLTAMQEALLDEFKFEVK from the coding sequence ATGCAATTTGATGTCATTACCTTGTTTCCTGAAATGGTCAGCGAAACAGCACGTTATGGTGTAACAGGTAGAGCCCTCGAAAAAGCCTTAGTAAGCCTATCTGTTTGGAATCCTAGAGAGTATACCCACGATAAACACCGTACCGTTGATGACCGCCCTTATGGCGGTGGCCCTGGCATGGTGATGAAATATCAACCACTTGCCGATGCGGTAAATGATGCAAAACGCAGCATGAACGCAAAAAACTGCAAAGTGATTTGTTTATCACCTCAAGGGAAACCTATTAATCACGCTTTACTTTCGACAACAAGCACCGACGTTGATCAACTTATTTTAGTTGCGGGTCGTTATGAAGGCATTGATGAACGTTTTATTGAAACCATTTGTGATGAAGAATGGTCGTTAGGCGACTATATCATCAGTGGCGGTGAACTCGGCGCATTAACTATTATTGATGGAATCACTCGATTAATTCCAAAAGTATTAGGGGATGAGAACTCCGCTAAACAGGACTCTTATAGCGATGGGATTTTAGATTGCCCTCATTATACAAGACCTGAAAAACTAGAGCAGGGCGAAGCCGTTCCCGCAGTTTTATTAAGTGGCGATCATGCAAAAATAGAACGTTGGCGTATGAAACAAGCTTTAGGACGGACGTGGTGTAGACGGTCTGATTTATTAGAACATAAAAAATTAACCGCAATGCAGGAAGCATTGTTAGACGAATTTAAATTTGAAGTGAAATAG
- a CDS encoding NAD-dependent epimerase/dehydratase family protein, whose product MSFNILVTGGAGYLGSVIVPELLKLGHKVTVLDNFMFSPTSLADCCYQDNFEVVRGDARNKALLKKLVKDKDVVIPLAALVGAPLCNRDEIGTLTTNRDAIKTLADILSPEQRILMPITNSGYGVGQDGIYCTEETPLNPISTYGQTKVDAEKIVLDRGNAISFRLATVFGMSPRMRLDLLVNDFVYRAVTDRFIVIFEGHFKRNYIHIRDVANAFIMGLNNFETMKNEPYNVGLSDANISKLELCAKIKEQVPNFTIMEAEIGKDPDQRNYIVSNDKIEKHGFKPQHSLEMGIKELIKAYTIINNSKFSNV is encoded by the coding sequence ATGAGTTTTAACATATTAGTCACGGGTGGCGCAGGCTACTTAGGATCAGTCATCGTTCCTGAATTATTAAAATTAGGTCATAAAGTCACTGTTTTAGATAACTTTATGTTTTCCCCGACCTCGTTAGCGGACTGCTGCTATCAAGATAACTTTGAAGTCGTTCGAGGCGATGCACGAAACAAAGCCTTATTAAAAAAATTAGTTAAAGATAAAGATGTGGTCATTCCATTAGCCGCTTTAGTGGGTGCGCCTTTATGTAATCGTGATGAAATTGGCACATTAACCACCAATCGTGATGCGATTAAAACCTTAGCGGATATTTTATCGCCTGAACAACGTATTTTAATGCCGATTACCAACAGCGGTTATGGTGTTGGACAAGATGGGATTTATTGCACCGAAGAAACCCCGCTAAATCCAATTTCAACCTATGGACAAACCAAAGTTGATGCTGAAAAAATCGTTTTAGATCGTGGCAATGCAATTAGTTTTAGATTAGCGACCGTCTTTGGAATGAGTCCACGAATGCGTCTTGATTTATTAGTCAATGATTTCGTTTATCGTGCGGTAACAGATCGCTTTATCGTCATTTTTGAAGGTCATTTCAAACGTAATTACATCCATATTCGTGATGTTGCCAATGCGTTTATCATGGGATTAAATAATTTTGAGACCATGAAAAATGAACCTTATAACGTCGGTTTATCGGATGCTAATATTTCTAAATTAGAATTGTGTGCAAAAATAAAAGAACAAGTCCCTAATTTTACGATTATGGAAGCTGAAATCGGTAAAGACCCCGATCAACGCAATTATATTGTTTCCAATGATAAAATTGAAAAACACGGTTTTAAACCTCAGCATTCGTTAGAAATGGGGATTAAAGAATTAATAAAAGCCTACACTATTATTAATAATAGTAAATTTAGTAATGTTTAA
- a CDS encoding YncE family protein produces the protein MKIIPTFKKSLFALTLLCPMMAQAEMLALVNYQSKPDQTPKREGLAIIDLDFDSENFAKIITDIPLPTDLEAHHVFYNKDVTKAYVASLGSNPLQVIDMTKQPYKLKTIDVPECQVAEDLVFSADKKRWYVTCMGSSNVIMGDAQTDKQIKVISAPKTETSKKFISHPHGIGINDKINRIVIANTLHPTDFSIAEETVTVIKARSGKVLSTHKMSDKPSPSGVAPVEAVFLPKAKPERLYINTAFGNTLWTGVWNTMSQNFSFSQIFDFNLLKQGVPLEIYFSHKLDKMYVTTASPGYLNIFNIKNPAKPILEKAIPTAEGSHHVVFSPDERYAFVQNNFLDLPGMNDGSISVIDLQKGKVKMSINTFKDQGLNPNAIVMMPKWYHDNAH, from the coding sequence ATGAAAATAATACCCACATTTAAAAAATCATTGTTTGCTTTAACCTTACTTTGCCCAATGATGGCACAAGCTGAAATGTTAGCCTTGGTTAATTATCAAAGTAAACCCGATCAAACACCCAAACGAGAAGGATTAGCAATTATTGACCTTGATTTTGATTCTGAAAATTTTGCAAAAATTATCACCGATATTCCCTTGCCGACTGATTTAGAGGCGCATCATGTTTTTTATAATAAAGATGTCACTAAAGCCTATGTCGCTTCCTTAGGTAGCAACCCTTTGCAAGTGATTGACATGACCAAGCAACCTTATAAACTTAAAACCATTGATGTTCCTGAATGTCAGGTTGCAGAAGACTTGGTTTTTTCAGCCGATAAAAAGCGGTGGTATGTCACCTGTATGGGATCTAGCAATGTCATCATGGGCGATGCTCAAACCGATAAACAAATTAAAGTCATTTCAGCTCCGAAAACAGAGACCAGTAAAAAGTTTATTAGTCACCCGCATGGCATTGGTATAAATGATAAGATTAATCGCATTGTGATTGCGAATACGCTGCATCCTACGGATTTTAGTATTGCAGAAGAGACGGTAACGGTTATTAAAGCGCGTAGTGGTAAAGTGCTTTCCACCCATAAAATGTCAGACAAGCCATCACCTTCTGGTGTTGCCCCTGTTGAAGCCGTCTTTTTACCGAAAGCAAAGCCTGAGCGACTTTATATTAATACCGCATTTGGCAATACATTGTGGACAGGTGTCTGGAATACCATGAGTCAAAATTTTAGTTTTTCACAAATTTTTGATTTTAATTTGTTGAAGCAAGGCGTGCCTCTGGAAATTTATTTTAGTCATAAGCTGGATAAAATGTATGTTACCACTGCAAGTCCTGGGTACTTAAATATTTTCAATATTAAGAATCCAGCTAAACCGATACTTGAAAAAGCCATTCCAACGGCGGAAGGTTCACATCATGTGGTTTTTTCACCCGATGAACGGTATGCTTTTGTCCAAAATAACTTTTTAGATTTACCGGGAATGAATGATGGTTCTATTTCTGTGATTGATTTGCAAAAAGGAAAAGTCAAAATGTCAATTAATACCTTTAAAGATCAAGGTCTTAATCCAAATGCTATTGTTATGATGCCGAAATGGTATCATGATAATGCGCATTGA
- a CDS encoding transketolase C-terminal domain-containing protein — MQIKAMRDVFLAALHQKMHEDESLFFVSADFGAPILDKIRADFPDRFINVGIAEQNLINVSVGLALEGFTVYAYAIAPFITMRCYEQIRVNIAILSQLRPMNINLIGVGAGVSYSLSGPTHHCLEDLSIMRTLPNVEVFSPSDYLLTEAYVERTIANKTPKYLRFDAMPMLPILDLVENFEDGFRVLKTGSKAAIIATGYMSQKAKKIAADFDVMVIDLYLLNAYDLEKLQVCLESIETVITLEEGFKGVGGLDSEINSKLKNKQVTNLGFEQKYTFEVGSREFVHEENGLGEQDLVRLLQII, encoded by the coding sequence ATGCAGATTAAAGCGATGCGGGATGTTTTTTTAGCGGCATTACATCAAAAAATGCACGAAGATGAGAGCCTATTTTTTGTATCGGCTGATTTTGGTGCGCCCATTTTAGATAAAATTCGGGCTGATTTTCCTGATCGGTTTATTAATGTCGGGATTGCAGAACAGAATTTAATTAATGTTTCCGTAGGTTTAGCCCTAGAAGGCTTTACGGTTTATGCGTATGCCATTGCCCCGTTCATTACTATGCGTTGTTATGAACAGATTCGAGTCAATATCGCCATTTTATCGCAATTAAGACCGATGAATATTAATCTAATTGGCGTGGGTGCGGGAGTCAGTTATAGCTTAAGCGGACCCACCCATCATTGCCTTGAAGATTTGTCGATTATGCGTACCTTGCCTAATGTGGAAGTTTTTTCACCCAGTGATTACTTACTAACCGAAGCGTATGTTGAACGCACCATCGCTAATAAAACTCCTAAATATTTACGCTTTGATGCCATGCCGATGTTACCCATTTTAGACTTGGTTGAAAATTTTGAGGATGGCTTTAGAGTTTTAAAAACAGGCTCGAAAGCGGCGATTATAGCGACAGGTTATATGAGTCAAAAAGCGAAAAAAATAGCCGCTGATTTTGATGTGATGGTCATTGATCTTTATCTTTTAAATGCTTATGACTTAGAAAAATTACAAGTCTGTTTAGAGAGCATTGAAACTGTGATTACCTTGGAAGAAGGCTTTAAAGGCGTTGGGGGTTTGGATAGTGAAATTAATTCTAAATTGAAAAATAAACAAGTGACTAATTTAGGCTTTGAACAAAAATATACCTTTGAAGTCGGTTCGCGGGAATTTGTTCATGAAGAGAATGGCTTGGGTGAGCAGGATTTAGTGCGGTTATTACAGATAATCTAA
- the rplS gene encoding 50S ribosomal protein L19 gives MSNIIDELNKAQLRTDLPAFNPGDTVVVQVKVKEGERERLQAFEGVVIAKRNRGLNSAFTVRKISYGVGVERVFQTHSLIISSVDVKRRGAVRRAKLYYLRNLTGRAARIREKL, from the coding sequence ATGAGTAATATTATTGATGAATTAAATAAAGCACAATTGAGAACAGATCTTCCTGCGTTTAACCCAGGTGATACGGTTGTGGTTCAAGTCAAAGTAAAAGAAGGCGAACGTGAAAGATTACAAGCCTTTGAAGGGGTTGTCATTGCAAAACGTAATCGGGGTTTAAACTCGGCTTTTACGGTTAGAAAAATTTCTTATGGTGTGGGTGTTGAACGTGTTTTCCAAACACATAGCCTCATTATCAGCAGTGTTGATGTTAAGCGTCGTGGAGCGGTTCGTCGTGCAAAATTATATTATTTGCGTAACTTAACAGGTCGTGCTGCAAGAATTAGAGAAAAACTTTAA
- a CDS encoding DUF4242 domain-containing protein, translated as MPKYIIEREIPDAGALTTEQLQGISQKSCCVLSEMGSKIQWLQSYVCDDTVYCIYIAPDEAAIYEHASKGEFPVTKISQIKIIIDPCTAEN; from the coding sequence ATGCCAAAATATATTATTGAACGAGAAATTCCCGACGCAGGGGCTTTAACGACTGAACAATTACAAGGTATTTCACAAAAATCTTGCTGCGTACTGTCAGAGATGGGAAGCAAAATCCAATGGCTACAAAGTTATGTCTGCGATGACACGGTGTACTGTATTTATATTGCACCAGATGAGGCGGCTATTTATGAACATGCAAGTAAGGGTGAGTTTCCTGTGACTAAAATTTCACAAATAAAAATCATTATCGACCCTTGCACCGCAGAAAATTAA
- the rimM gene encoding ribosome maturation factor RimM (Essential for efficient processing of 16S rRNA): protein MSTKLITLGEISGIFGVHGALKIFSFTEPRENILTYSPWLLKKNNELTEIKVAGGKRQGKTVIARLKGIGDRDAAAQLIGSEILIPKDLLPATAGDEYYWHDLIGLKVETLEGVQLGDVDSILETGANDVLIVKGEKERLIPFLQPETIVNINLETGIMRVDWDIDF from the coding sequence TTGTCTACAAAACTGATTACACTAGGTGAAATATCGGGTATTTTTGGTGTTCATGGCGCGTTAAAAATTTTTTCTTTTACCGAACCCCGTGAAAATATCTTAACGTATTCACCGTGGTTGTTAAAAAAAAATAATGAACTGACTGAAATTAAAGTAGCTGGCGGCAAACGCCAAGGAAAAACAGTCATTGCCCGATTAAAAGGAATAGGTGATAGAGACGCTGCCGCACAGTTGATCGGGAGTGAAATCCTTATTCCAAAAGATTTATTACCGGCAACAGCAGGCGATGAATATTACTGGCATGATTTAATCGGCTTAAAAGTTGAAACGCTGGAAGGCGTTCAGCTAGGTGATGTTGACTCTATTTTAGAAACAGGCGCGAATGACGTATTGATTGTTAAAGGTGAAAAAGAACGGCTCATCCCCTTCCTACAACCTGAAACCATCGTTAACATCAATCTTGAAACAGGAATTATGCGTGTTGACTGGGATATAGACTTTTAA
- a CDS encoding PD-(D/E)XK nuclease family transposase, which yields MIEVASLRYGVVFKKAFSKPHIFTAFVKDILGLDIEIDKVETEKSFSPIIGNVDSRFDLFAEDKKNRFIIDIQHRRYPDHYDRFLHYHSVALLEQITSSGNYKPKMDVYTIVVLTSGDKHKTDILINDFRPQKLDKSYIPETQHKIIYLCPKYVTDKTPEPYREWLRAINDSLDTQVEESDYHNETIQEVFSLIKEDKISPQEAFRMKDEYSDEEYLRDERSKGVKEGLKKGMEEGMEKGIEKGIEKGIEKGMEKGMEKGMEKGMEKGMEKGMEKGMEKGMEKGMEKGMEKGMEKGVEKEKIENSKAMIKEGLDVLLVSKITGISEHELKTL from the coding sequence ATGATCGAAGTTGCTTCTTTACGTTATGGCGTTGTTTTCAAAAAAGCCTTTTCTAAACCGCATATATTTACGGCATTTGTCAAAGATATTCTAGGACTGGACATTGAAATTGATAAAGTAGAAACTGAAAAATCCTTTTCACCCATCATCGGCAATGTTGATAGCCGCTTTGATTTATTTGCCGAAGATAAAAAAAATCGCTTCATTATTGATATTCAACACCGCCGCTACCCAGATCATTATGATCGTTTTTTACATTATCACAGTGTCGCTTTATTAGAACAAATCACCAGCTCGGGTAACTATAAACCCAAAATGGATGTCTATACGATCGTGGTTTTAACATCAGGTGATAAACATAAAACTGATATATTAATCAATGATTTTCGCCCTCAAAAATTAGATAAGAGCTACATCCCCGAAACACAACATAAAATAATTTATCTTTGCCCTAAATATGTCACGGATAAAACCCCAGAACCGTATCGAGAATGGTTAAGAGCCATCAATGACAGTTTAGATACACAGGTTGAAGAAAGTGATTATCATAATGAAACCATTCAAGAAGTCTTTTCACTAATCAAAGAAGATAAAATCAGCCCTCAAGAAGCCTTTAGAATGAAAGATGAGTATTCTGATGAGGAGTATTTACGAGATGAAAGAAGTAAGGGGGTAAAAGAAGGCTTGAAGAAAGGAATGGAAGAGGGGATGGAGAAAGGAATAGAGAAAGGAATAGAGAAAGGAATAGAGAAAGGAATGGAAAAAGGAATGGAAAAAGGAATGGAAAAAGGAATGGAAAAAGGAATGGAAAAAGGAATGGAAAAAGGAATGGAAAAAGGAATGGAAAAAGGAATGGAAAAAGGAATGGAAAAAGGAATGGAAAAAGGGGTAGAAAAAGAAAAAATAGAAAATTCTAAAGCAATGATAAAAGAAGGTCTTGATGTTTTATTAGTTTCTAAAATCACAGGAATTTCTGAGCACGAATTAAAAACATTATAA
- the rpsP gene encoding 30S ribosomal protein S16, whose product MVRIRLSRGGAKNRPFYHIVVTDGRNSRDGRYIERLGFFNPFATGQEERLRLDTTRIEHWKIKGAQPSDRVSKLIKDHKKSEAVAVAA is encoded by the coding sequence ATGGTACGCATTCGTCTTTCTCGCGGTGGCGCGAAAAATCGTCCATTTTATCATATTGTTGTTACTGATGGTCGCAACAGCCGTGATGGACGTTATATTGAACGTCTTGGTTTTTTTAACCCATTTGCAACAGGTCAAGAAGAAAGATTACGTTTAGATACAACTCGAATTGAACATTGGAAAATAAAAGGGGCGCAACCTTCTGATCGTGTTTCTAAACTCATTAAAGACCATAAAAAGTCTGAAGCTGTTGCAGTTGCAGCCTAA
- a CDS encoding TetR family transcriptional regulator C-terminal domain-containing protein, which translates to MYQLSQHLQNPNYDALTALTVYFDELIHLSEQGSFKGGCLLGNLMGELGDTSEVCRCALKKAVYDYRDLLQQGLEKAQQQGRIRKDKSAQQMADLLVDSWQGALLRMKIEQSITPLKRCCDNLLNDYFKP; encoded by the coding sequence ATTTATCAACTCAGCCAGCATTTACAAAACCCAAACTATGATGCGCTCACGGCGCTCACAGTTTATTTTGATGAATTAATCCATTTAAGCGAGCAAGGCAGTTTTAAAGGCGGCTGTTTATTAGGCAATTTGATGGGCGAGTTGGGTGACACTAGCGAAGTTTGTCGTTGTGCTTTAAAAAAAGCGGTTTATGATTATCGAGATTTATTACAGCAAGGTTTAGAAAAAGCCCAGCAACAAGGTCGGATTAGAAAAGATAAATCGGCACAGCAAATGGCAGATTTGCTGGTTGATAGTTGGCAGGGGGCCTTGTTACGGATGAAAATAGAACAATCCATAACCCCTTTAAAACGCTGTTGTGATAACTTATTAAACGATTATTTTAAACCTTAA
- a CDS encoding transketolase: MIDTAYLKQQAKFLRVETLKIHKAAPEVRVASSLSPIEIFASLFYGKLLNYNPKNPRDENRDRLIISKGHGSICMYPLLADLGFFDKDELNRVCKSGSFLGGIPDPIIPGYETVNGSLGHGLGVACGIALALKTKRSAKKAVVLTGDGELNEGANWEAIMCAAQHKLDNLTLIVDYNKVSMLDFSKNIIDLNSLSEKFKAFNWDVYEVEDGHNIEQVYNTLKTAFLDQHQKPKVVIAHTVKGKGIPFLETHPLSHILSVKEGDIDGLIEEINNAD, encoded by the coding sequence ATGATTGATACCGCTTATTTAAAACAACAGGCAAAATTTTTAAGAGTAGAAACCTTAAAAATTCACAAAGCGGCACCCGAAGTGCGTGTCGCGTCATCCCTTTCGCCAATAGAAATATTTGCTTCGTTATTTTATGGCAAGTTGCTCAATTACAACCCAAAAAATCCACGTGATGAAAATCGAGATCGCCTAATTATCTCCAAAGGGCATGGCTCAATTTGCATGTATCCCTTGTTAGCGGATTTAGGTTTTTTTGATAAAGACGAATTAAACCGTGTTTGTAAAAGTGGCAGTTTTCTAGGCGGAATTCCTGATCCAATCATCCCTGGTTATGAAACCGTCAATGGTTCATTAGGGCATGGATTAGGGGTTGCCTGTGGGATAGCATTAGCCTTAAAAACCAAAAGATCCGCTAAGAAAGCCGTCGTATTAACGGGCGATGGTGAGTTAAATGAAGGCGCTAATTGGGAAGCCATTATGTGTGCTGCTCAACACAAGCTGGATAATTTAACCCTGATTGTTGATTACAATAAAGTGTCAATGCTGGATTTTAGCAAAAATATTATTGATTTGAATTCATTATCCGAAAAATTCAAGGCCTTTAATTGGGATGTCTATGAAGTGGAAGACGGTCATAATATCGAACAGGTTTATAACACCTTAAAAACCGCTTTTTTAGATCAACACCAAAAACCGAAAGTTGTGATCGCGCACACCGTAAAAGGCAAAGGAATTCCCTTTTTAGAAACACACCCGTTAAGTCATATATTATCGGTGAAAGAAGGTGATATTGATGGTTTAATTGAGGAGATTAATAATGCAGATTAA
- a CDS encoding GDP-L-fucose synthase, which yields MFNPDSKIYLAGHTGLLGSALLRVLKAKNYQTIITRTHEELELTDRQQTEDFFKTERPEYVFLCAGKVGGIIGNKTRPADFLHQNLAIQTNVFEMANKYAVKNLMFYGSSCTYPKLCEQPMQEKHWLTGAIEETSMGYAAAKIAGIIGCRSYNTQYETKRFICVIPNSIYGENDNFDLENSHVFSALIRRFHEAQKAGNSEITLWGTGSPRREFIFSEDVADASLFLMKNADTLENQHYNLGSGTDYSIKELAEKIAHVTGFEGTINWDTSKPDGTPRKLLDSSQLLALGWQPQMKFDEGLNATYHWFKKHYD from the coding sequence ATGTTTAACCCCGATTCTAAAATCTACCTAGCAGGTCATACGGGCCTGTTAGGATCGGCTTTATTACGTGTTTTAAAGGCTAAAAATTATCAAACTATAATAACTCGAACGCATGAGGAATTAGAGTTAACCGATAGACAACAAACCGAAGATTTTTTTAAAACCGAACGTCCTGAATATGTCTTTTTATGTGCAGGAAAAGTCGGGGGCATCATAGGTAATAAAACTCGTCCTGCGGATTTTTTACATCAAAATTTAGCCATACAAACCAACGTATTTGAAATGGCCAATAAATACGCCGTTAAAAATTTAATGTTCTATGGCTCATCATGTACCTACCCTAAATTGTGCGAACAACCGATGCAAGAAAAACATTGGCTAACAGGGGCCATTGAAGAAACCAGTATGGGTTATGCAGCGGCTAAAATTGCAGGTATTATCGGCTGTCGTTCCTACAATACTCAATATGAAACCAAGCGTTTTATCTGTGTCATTCCCAATTCGATCTATGGTGAAAATGATAATTTTGATTTAGAAAATTCGCATGTGTTTTCAGCTTTAATTAGACGTTTTCATGAAGCCCAAAAAGCAGGTAATTCTGAAATCACCTTATGGGGAACAGGCAGCCCACGGCGTGAATTTATTTTTAGCGAAGATGTTGCTGATGCTTCACTTTTTCTGATGAAAAATGCTGACACGTTAGAAAATCAACATTACAACTTAGGTTCAGGCACGGATTATTCGATTAAAGAATTAGCCGAAAAAATTGCTCATGTAACAGGTTTTGAAGGAACGATTAATTGGGATACCTCCAAACCCGATGGCACACCGCGAAAATTATTAGATAGCTCCCAGTTATTAGCCCTAGGCTGGCAACCTCAGATGAAGTTTGATGAGGGTTTAAACGCAACTTATCACTGGTTTAAAAAACATTATGATTGA